In Chelonia mydas isolate rCheMyd1 chromosome 18, rCheMyd1.pri.v2, whole genome shotgun sequence, a single genomic region encodes these proteins:
- the C18H1orf159 gene encoding uncharacterized protein C1orf159 homolog isoform X2, with the protein MAMSYVLLLTRLIAEVTSKSTESLVSQPECCMDVLDANSTCPVTNQCSPGCYREWNEDGSSSCIKCKNETTPVVSTYNLTDCRNTGTRGMNFQTNISTVTPFLQNIGGPEVAASLILGTFFISLFLILSVASFFYLKRANKLPNMFYRRNKASVLQPSETASMIPPPTSSVRKPRYVRRERSLVMSASTAMIPSAETRVSNV; encoded by the exons ATGGCAATGTCATATGTCCTTCTCCTAACTAGACTCATAGCTGAAGTTACAAGCAAATCCACTGAAAGTTTG gttTCACAACCAGAATGCTGTATGGATGTATTGGATGCTAACAGCACCTGTCCAGTCACTAACCAGTGCAGTCCAG GTTGTTACAGAGAGTGGAATGAGGATGGGAGTAGCAGTTGCATTAAATGCAAGAATGAAACCACTCCTGTTGTGTCAACTTACAATCTGACCGATTGTAGAAATA CTGGTACCAGAGGAATGAATTTTCAAACGAATATAAGTACCGTAACCCCCTTTCTACAGAATATAG GGGGCCCAGAAGTGGCCGCCTCTCTCATTTTAGGGACATTCTTCATCAGTTTATTCCTGATACTGTCTGTGGCTTCATTCTTCTACCTCAAACGTGCCAATAAACTTCCAAATATGTTCTACAGAAGAAACAAAG CATCAGTTCTGCAGCCCAGTGAAACA GCATCAATGATACCTCCACCTACTTCTTCAG TTCGAAAGCCACGCTACGTCAGACGAGAGCGGTCGTTAGTGATGTCTGCATCCACTGCTATGATCCCTTCTGCAGAAACCAGGGTCAGCAATGTTTAG
- the C18H1orf159 gene encoding uncharacterized protein C1orf159 homolog isoform X3 translates to MAMSYVLLLTRLIAEVTSKSTESLVSQPECCMDVLDANSTCPVTNQCSPGCYREWNEDGSSSCIKCKNETTPVVSTYNLTDCRNTGTRGMNFQTNISTVTPFLQNIASVLQPSETASMIPPPTSSVRKPRYVRRERSLVMSASTAMIPSAETRVSNV, encoded by the exons ATGGCAATGTCATATGTCCTTCTCCTAACTAGACTCATAGCTGAAGTTACAAGCAAATCCACTGAAAGTTTG gttTCACAACCAGAATGCTGTATGGATGTATTGGATGCTAACAGCACCTGTCCAGTCACTAACCAGTGCAGTCCAG GTTGTTACAGAGAGTGGAATGAGGATGGGAGTAGCAGTTGCATTAAATGCAAGAATGAAACCACTCCTGTTGTGTCAACTTACAATCTGACCGATTGTAGAAATA CTGGTACCAGAGGAATGAATTTTCAAACGAATATAAGTACCGTAACCCCCTTTCTACAGAATATAG CATCAGTTCTGCAGCCCAGTGAAACA GCATCAATGATACCTCCACCTACTTCTTCAG TTCGAAAGCCACGCTACGTCAGACGAGAGCGGTCGTTAGTGATGTCTGCATCCACTGCTATGATCCCTTCTGCAGAAACCAGGGTCAGCAATGTTTAG
- the C18H1orf159 gene encoding uncharacterized protein C1orf159 homolog isoform X1 has translation MAMSYVLLLTRLIAEVTSKSTESLVSQPECCMDVLDANSTCPVTNQCSPGCYREWNEDGSSSCIKCKNETTPVVSTYNLTDCRNTGTRGMNFQTNISTVTPFLQNIGGPEVAASLILGTFFISLFLILSVASFFYLKRANKLPNMFYRRNKASVLQPSETASMIPPPTSSAVAICDADVQTRKLNETETEQPLSETEYWLLLHSKHGRR, from the exons ATGGCAATGTCATATGTCCTTCTCCTAACTAGACTCATAGCTGAAGTTACAAGCAAATCCACTGAAAGTTTG gttTCACAACCAGAATGCTGTATGGATGTATTGGATGCTAACAGCACCTGTCCAGTCACTAACCAGTGCAGTCCAG GTTGTTACAGAGAGTGGAATGAGGATGGGAGTAGCAGTTGCATTAAATGCAAGAATGAAACCACTCCTGTTGTGTCAACTTACAATCTGACCGATTGTAGAAATA CTGGTACCAGAGGAATGAATTTTCAAACGAATATAAGTACCGTAACCCCCTTTCTACAGAATATAG GGGGCCCAGAAGTGGCCGCCTCTCTCATTTTAGGGACATTCTTCATCAGTTTATTCCTGATACTGTCTGTGGCTTCATTCTTCTACCTCAAACGTGCCAATAAACTTCCAAATATGTTCTACAGAAGAAACAAAG CATCAGTTCTGCAGCCCAGTGAAACA GCATCAATGATACCTCCACCTACTTCTTCAG CTGTAGCTATCTGTGATGCTGATGTGCAAACAAGAAAGCTTAATGAAACAGAAACAGAACAGCCCTTGTCTGAAACAGAATATTGGCTACTTCTCCATTCAAAACATGGGAGAAGGTGA